One window of the Aptenodytes patagonicus chromosome 5, bAptPat1.pri.cur, whole genome shotgun sequence genome contains the following:
- the EXOSC3 gene encoding exosome complex component RRP40, which yields MAAAAGGAAAEAEARVGQVVLPGDVLLLPARPDEDGERLRLGACAAPRGRLLCGPGLRRCAAGLLVTKCGLLRHRQAGGAAAGGAYWVDSQQKRYVPVKGDHVIGIVTAKAGDVFKLDVGGSEQASLSYLAFEGATKRNRPNVQVGDLIYGQFLVANKDMEPEMVCIDSSGRSSGMGIIGQDGFLFKVSLGLVRKLLAPKCEIIQELSQLYPFELVLGMNGRIWVKAKTVQQTLIIVNILEACEYMTAEQRKQALARLSGN from the exons atggcggcggcggcgggcggcgctgccgcGGAGGCCGAGGCCCGCGTGGGGCAGGTGGTGCTGCCGGGGGACGTGCTgctcctccccgcccgccccgacGAGGACGGGGAGCGGCTGCGGCTGGGTGCCtgcgcggccccgcggggccggctGCTCTGCGGGCCGGGCCTGCGGCGGTGCGCGGCCGGGCTGCTGGTGACCAAGTGCGGCCTGCTGCGGCACCGgcaggcgggcggcgcggcggcgggaggcgcctACTGGGTGGACTCGCAGCAGAAGCGG TATGTTCCGGTCAAGGGCGACCACGTCATAGGAATAGTGACGGCCAAAGCGGGAGACGTGTTCAAGCTGGACGTCGGTGGGAGCGAGCAGGCATCTCTGTCCTACTTGGCCTTTGAAGGCGCCACGAAGAGGAACAGGCCAAACGTGCAG GTGGGAGATCTTATTTATGGTCAGTTCCTTGTAGCAAATAAAGACATGGAACCAGAGATGGTCTGTATAGACAGCAGTGGAAGATCAAGTGGAATGGGAATAATTGGACAAGATGGCTTCCTCTTTAAAGTTTCTTTGGGTCTAGTAAGAAA ACTCTTGGCTCCCAAATGTGAAATAATTCAGGAGTTGTCACAATTGTACCCGTTTGAGCTGGTGCTGGGAATGAACGGAAGAATATGGGTAAAAGCCAAAACAGTTCAACAGACTTTAATTATAGTAAATATTTTGGAAGCCTGTGAGTATATGActgcagaacagagaaaacaagcaCTTGCCAGATTGTCAGGGAATTGA
- the DYDC1 gene encoding DPY30 domain-containing protein 1 → MESQYLKRCLGTCLKKGLAEVVERRPADPIEYLAHWIYNYRRILDEEEKRMLERIELEQEREAALVELETLRKMKEEELMIQRKLEEQRQGQLEQEREELELQNEDDEMLLQQKDQEENEEKTIAELTDRPGAPNLTRVEELDENGQLESITDLKAESEQESSQLI, encoded by the exons ATGGAGTCCCAGTATCTGAAGAGATGCCTGGGAACTTGCTTGAAAAAGGGACTGGCAGAGGTTGTGGAGCGTCGGCCAGCAGATCCAATAGAGTATCTGGCACACTGGATTTACAATTACAGAAGAATCttagatgaagaagaaaag AGAATGTTGGAGAGGATTGAGCTGGAACAAGAACGGGAGGCGGCCCTGGTAGAACTCGAAACgttaagaaaaatgaaggaagaagagCTAATGATCCAGCGGAAACTTGAAGAACAACGTCAG GGTCAGTTGGAACAAGAACGTGAGGAGCTGGAACTGCAGAATGAAGATGACGAAATGTTGTTGCAGCAGAAAGATCAAGAG gaaaatgaagaaaagacgATAGCTGAACTTACAGATAGACCTGGAGCGCCTAATTTGACCAGAGTTGAGGAGCTAGATGAGAATGGACAGCTTGAG agtatAACAGATCTCAAGGCAGAATCAGAACAAGAAAGTTCCCAACTGATCTGA